One bacterium genomic window carries:
- a CDS encoding lytic transglycosylase domain-containing protein: MDKSIKLIGCIVAFSICGLTKATPFQASVDAAPPAVEPAVAAVEPIDRRLGFVLDSFSHFQSGLAPFEVEAVARTIIEEADRYKIDAKLVAAVIHTESGFSNFARSSVGALGLMQLMPATGEMQARKLGIEWYGSETLFDPHVNVKLGTSYLAFLYERYEDWDKALAAYNWGPGAVDRRVRRGAGVPEKYASKVMARLDFNKKATR; the protein is encoded by the coding sequence TTGGATAAGTCGATCAAGCTCATCGGATGTATCGTTGCTTTTTCCATCTGCGGTCTGACAAAGGCGACTCCCTTCCAGGCCTCCGTCGACGCTGCCCCTCCGGCCGTTGAGCCTGCCGTCGCAGCCGTCGAACCGATCGATCGTCGCCTCGGGTTCGTCCTCGACAGCTTCTCGCATTTCCAGTCGGGGCTTGCTCCGTTTGAAGTCGAGGCGGTTGCACGTACGATCATCGAAGAGGCCGACCGGTACAAGATCGATGCAAAGCTGGTCGCGGCAGTCATCCACACAGAGAGCGGGTTCTCGAATTTCGCGCGTTCCAGCGTGGGAGCGCTTGGACTGATGCAACTCATGCCCGCAACCGGAGAGATGCAGGCCCGCAAGCTGGGAATCGAGTGGTACGGATCCGAGACGCTTTTCGACCCTCATGTGAACGTGAAACTCGGCACTTCCTATCTCGCATTCCTATACGAGAGGTATGAGGACTGGGACAAGGCCCTGGCTGCGTACAACTGGGGACCCGGCGCAGTCGATCGCCGCGTCCGCAGGGGGGCGGGCGTCCCGGAGAAGTACGCATCGAAGGTGATGGCTCGGCTCGACTTCAACAAGAAAGCAACGCGCTGA
- the hflK gene encoding FtsH protease activity modulator HflK, producing MKSAPRLMLLFAFMAAVGAYGWVGLYQVEPDEQAVVLRLGRYWVTQGPGLQWHAKWIDRLEIRPVTVTFREEFGYTTSEPGVEYQDDPEQQRRMITGDTNLVNVQFVVQYRISNLKDYLLNVAASEVVIRDTAEAAIRAVIGGEPIDGVLTGLKAKIASDTQRQIQMILDEYGAGIDVRSVQLQDVQPPDPVKEAFAEVTSAEQDRERMVLEAQGYADKILPEARGAAAQVLNQAHAYKEARILRAQGQADSFNAVLTEYKKAKDVTRMRLYMETLEEILPRMDKVILEEGQGGNVLPYLPLGRRGARE from the coding sequence TTGAAGTCGGCGCCGCGATTGATGCTCCTTTTTGCGTTCATGGCGGCCGTCGGCGCCTACGGCTGGGTCGGCCTGTACCAGGTCGAACCGGATGAACAGGCCGTCGTGCTCAGGCTGGGCCGCTACTGGGTGACTCAGGGTCCCGGTCTGCAATGGCACGCGAAGTGGATCGACCGGCTTGAGATCCGTCCCGTCACGGTCACGTTTCGCGAAGAGTTCGGCTACACCACCTCGGAGCCGGGTGTCGAGTATCAGGATGATCCCGAGCAGCAGCGGCGCATGATCACCGGTGATACGAACCTGGTCAACGTGCAGTTCGTGGTTCAGTACCGGATCTCGAACCTCAAGGACTACCTTCTCAACGTCGCAGCGTCCGAGGTCGTCATCCGCGACACCGCCGAGGCGGCGATTCGCGCGGTCATCGGCGGGGAGCCGATCGATGGGGTGCTCACCGGTCTGAAGGCCAAGATCGCCAGCGATACGCAGCGCCAGATCCAGATGATCCTCGACGAGTACGGAGCGGGTATCGATGTGCGCTCCGTTCAATTGCAGGACGTACAACCGCCCGATCCGGTGAAAGAAGCTTTCGCCGAAGTGACGAGCGCCGAGCAGGATCGCGAGCGCATGGTTCTGGAGGCGCAGGGCTACGCGGACAAGATCCTTCCCGAAGCTCGAGGTGCCGCGGCGCAAGTGCTCAATCAGGCACATGCCTACAAGGAGGCGCGCATCCTGCGCGCGCAGGGGCAGGCCGACAGTTTCAACGCGGTACTCACTGAGTACAAAAAGGCCAAGGACGTGACCCGCATGCGTCTCTACATGGAAACGCTCGAGGAGATCCTGCCCCGCATGGACAAGGTCATTCTGGAAGAAGGGCAGGGCGGCAACGTCTTGCCGTATCTCCCGCTCGGTCGACGTGGAGCCCGGGAATGA
- the coaD gene encoding pantetheine-phosphate adenylyltransferase has protein sequence MKRVAVYPASFDPITNGHLDLIDRASSLFDELVVAVATNVEKGGTFTVEERVEMIREVLKGRENIRVDTISGLLVEYMRSQKSRVVIRGMRALSDFEYEFEMALMNSHLFPEMETVFLMTSERWFYVSSSRLRELVRFGTDVSEFVPEGVYERLKERLGG, from the coding sequence ATGAAGCGAGTCGCGGTCTATCCGGCCAGCTTCGATCCGATCACAAACGGCCATCTCGACCTGATCGATCGGGCGTCCAGCCTGTTCGATGAACTGGTCGTCGCGGTGGCCACCAACGTCGAAAAGGGCGGGACCTTCACGGTCGAAGAGCGGGTCGAGATGATCCGGGAAGTGCTCAAGGGCCGGGAGAACATCCGCGTGGACACGATCAGCGGGTTGTTGGTGGAGTATATGCGCTCCCAGAAATCGCGGGTCGTGATTCGCGGAATGCGGGCTCTTTCCGACTTCGAGTACGAATTCGAGATGGCGCTGATGAACAGCCATCTCTTTCCGGAAATGGAGACCGTGTTCCTCATGACTAGCGAGCGCTGGTTCTACGTCAGCAGCTCCCGACTTCGGGAACTAGTCCGGTTCGGGACGGATGTCAGCGAGTTCGTGCCCGAGGGGGTCTACGAGCGGCTGAAGGAGCGCCTCGGGGGTTGA
- a CDS encoding sigma-54-dependent Fis family transcriptional regulator — translation MIVENEANMRRVLSALLHREGFETLETGDGVSALRMLEDERVDAILTDLKMPHMNGLELLDEVQKLHPDIPTVLLTAHGTVGGAVDALKRGAFDFLTKPFDPDEIGQVIVKAVNTRRLDDREARISSDEDPERLLLGDSQALRAVKHVVRRAAPTPATVLIMGESGTGKELVARSVHRQSERADCPFVKINCAAIPDGLLESELFGHEKGAFTGAATRKPGRFELADGGTLFLDEIGEMPLSAQPKLLRAIQEGRFYHVGGTHTISVDVRLVAATNRDLQKEVQAGRFREDLFYRLHVVPIQLPPLRERLEDVPALAKLFLQRFARRANRQVDSITPAAMAALQMHSWPGNIRELENAIERATLLCEGSVVELSDLPGELAALRGETPDAANGPLTLKDRIRTATRQIERDAILEALRATQGNVTRAAENLGLSRRGLQLKMKELGIGRDA, via the coding sequence CTGATCGTCGAGAACGAGGCGAACATGCGCCGCGTGCTCTCGGCACTGCTTCACAGGGAAGGCTTCGAGACGCTGGAAACCGGTGACGGCGTGAGCGCTCTGCGCATGCTCGAGGACGAACGCGTCGACGCCATCTTGACCGATCTGAAGATGCCACACATGAACGGACTCGAACTCCTCGATGAAGTCCAGAAACTCCATCCCGATATCCCGACGGTGCTTCTGACGGCGCACGGAACCGTCGGTGGCGCGGTCGATGCACTCAAACGGGGCGCCTTCGACTTCCTGACCAAACCCTTCGATCCCGACGAGATCGGCCAGGTAATCGTAAAGGCCGTCAATACGCGCCGCCTCGATGATCGCGAAGCGCGGATCTCGAGTGATGAGGATCCCGAACGTCTCCTGCTAGGCGATAGCCAGGCCCTGCGAGCGGTCAAACACGTGGTCCGGCGAGCCGCACCTACACCGGCGACGGTGCTGATCATGGGTGAGAGCGGAACCGGCAAGGAACTGGTCGCGCGCAGCGTACACCGGCAGAGCGAACGCGCAGACTGTCCATTCGTCAAGATCAACTGCGCGGCCATCCCCGATGGCCTGCTCGAAAGCGAGTTGTTCGGCCACGAGAAAGGAGCTTTCACCGGCGCTGCCACGCGCAAGCCCGGCCGCTTCGAACTGGCTGACGGCGGCACTCTGTTTCTCGACGAGATCGGAGAGATGCCGCTTTCCGCGCAACCCAAACTCCTGCGAGCCATTCAGGAGGGCCGCTTCTACCACGTGGGCGGCACTCACACGATCTCGGTCGACGTACGTCTGGTCGCCGCAACCAACCGGGACCTGCAAAAGGAAGTGCAGGCGGGACGTTTCCGCGAAGACCTTTTCTACCGCTTGCACGTCGTGCCGATTCAACTGCCGCCCTTGCGGGAGCGACTCGAAGACGTTCCGGCCCTCGCGAAACTCTTCCTGCAGCGCTTCGCGAGGCGAGCAAACCGTCAGGTAGATTCGATCACTCCCGCGGCCATGGCCGCACTGCAGATGCACTCCTGGCCCGGCAATATCCGCGAACTGGAGAACGCGATCGAGCGAGCCACACTGCTATGCGAAGGCTCGGTCGTAGAACTCTCGGACCTGCCAGGCGAACTCGCCGCGTTGCGCGGGGAAACTCCGGACGCCGCGAATGGGCCTCTCACCTTGAAAGACCGCATCCGAACCGCGACGCGTCAGATCGAGCGCGACGCGATCCTGGAGGCGCTGCGCGCGACACAGGGCAATGTGACCCGAGCGGCCGAGAACCTGGGCCTCTCGCGGCGCGGGCTTCAGCTCAAGATGAAGGAACTCGGAATAGGTCGCGACGCCTGA
- a CDS encoding bacteriophage CI repressor has translation MATRSAASRTSSAKGPKVTKASLERFKRQIPLRLEQIRGDRSQRSFARELGVFQQNVNRYENGTTPHADFLITLAIKENISLDWLLLGKGKQTRRN, from the coding sequence ATGGCAACGCGATCGGCGGCTTCTCGAACCTCTTCAGCAAAAGGTCCGAAAGTCACAAAGGCTAGTCTGGAGCGGTTCAAGAGGCAGATACCGCTGCGTCTCGAACAGATCCGTGGTGATCGCTCACAACGCTCTTTCGCTCGCGAGCTCGGCGTCTTCCAGCAGAACGTCAACCGCTACGAGAACGGAACGACGCCCCACGCGGATTTCCTGATCACGCTCGCAATCAAGGAGAACATCTCCCTCGATTGGCTCCTGCTCGGCAAAGGGAAGCAGACCCGACGCAACTAA
- the coaBC gene encoding bifunctional phosphopantothenoylcysteine decarboxylase/phosphopantothenate--cysteine ligase CoaBC — MSRILLGLCGGIAAYKACELVRLLVKRGHEVRVVATPNALEFVSELSLQTVSGAPVRSELLSMSGESEISHIELADWAEVALIAPATANTLAKLAHGIADDLLTTVCLATQARLVLAPAMNVNMYAHPATQENLATLAKRGASIVGPASGELACGWEGEGRLVDLEVIAASAERAISVDDLAGEVVLITAGPTEEPIDPVRVLTNRSSGKMGFALAEAAARRGAEVILVSGPVHLPTPFGVDRIDVRTAVEMRDSVRQSLPRVSLAILAAAVADFAPSAAAPRKIKRAGTERMTLELERNPDILAEIVADRGQRTVVGFAAETDRVLENARDKLTRKGCDLIVVNDVSRSDIGFDVEGNEVSILGPGGEDVVEVPYAPKFEVAQRILDRAAEVHRR; from the coding sequence GTGAGTCGTATCCTTTTGGGCCTATGCGGGGGCATCGCCGCCTACAAGGCCTGCGAGTTGGTGCGCCTTTTGGTCAAGCGCGGCCATGAGGTTCGCGTGGTGGCGACGCCCAATGCCCTCGAGTTCGTCTCGGAGCTCTCGCTGCAGACCGTGTCCGGCGCCCCGGTCCGATCGGAACTCCTTTCCATGTCCGGCGAGTCCGAGATCTCGCATATCGAACTGGCCGACTGGGCTGAGGTCGCGCTGATCGCCCCGGCGACCGCCAATACGCTGGCGAAGCTCGCCCACGGAATCGCCGACGATCTGCTCACGACGGTCTGCCTGGCGACTCAGGCGCGCCTGGTCCTGGCCCCGGCCATGAACGTGAATATGTACGCCCACCCGGCGACGCAGGAAAACCTGGCCACGCTGGCCAAGCGCGGGGCGAGTATCGTGGGACCGGCTTCGGGCGAACTCGCCTGTGGCTGGGAGGGTGAGGGTCGTCTGGTCGATCTCGAGGTGATCGCCGCTTCTGCCGAGCGGGCGATTTCTGTTGACGATCTGGCAGGTGAGGTCGTGTTGATCACTGCTGGCCCCACGGAAGAACCCATCGACCCGGTGCGCGTGCTCACCAATCGCTCGTCTGGAAAGATGGGCTTCGCGCTGGCCGAAGCTGCCGCCCGTCGCGGTGCAGAAGTCATCCTGGTCTCGGGACCGGTACATCTGCCTACGCCGTTTGGTGTCGACCGAATCGACGTTCGCACGGCGGTCGAGATGCGAGACAGCGTTCGCCAGAGCCTCCCGCGTGTGAGCCTGGCGATCCTGGCAGCGGCCGTGGCGGATTTCGCACCTTCGGCGGCGGCGCCGCGCAAGATCAAGCGTGCGGGCACGGAGCGGATGACGCTCGAACTGGAACGCAATCCGGATATCCTGGCCGAAATCGTCGCCGATCGGGGCCAGCGAACGGTCGTGGGTTTCGCTGCTGAAACCGATCGCGTGCTCGAGAATGCGCGCGACAAACTGACTCGCAAAGGCTGCGACCTGATCGTCGTCAACGACGTTTCGCGCTCGGACATCGGTTTCGACGTCGAGGGAAACGAGGTCAGCATTCTCGGTCCGGGCGGGGAAGATGTGGTCGAGGTCCCTTATGCGCCCAAGTTCGAAGTCGCGCAGCGCATCCTGGACCGCGCCGCAGAGGTGCATCGCAGATGA
- a CDS encoding slipin family protein, protein MPFPFILIIPVGVLVIFWMAVQILKEYERGVVFRLGRFSGVKEAGLRLIIPGVDQMFRVSLREVVMDVPSQDVITLDNVSVKVNAVLYFRVVHPEHAIIKVENYLYGTSQLAQTTLRSICGQAELDTLLADRDRINRELQQELDRGTDPWGVKVRAVEIKHIDLPAEMQRAMAKQAEAERERRAKIIHAEGEFQASERLREASDIMTQSPYTLQLRYMQTLSEIATEQNSTILFPLPIDLVKPILDVAENHRKKSDS, encoded by the coding sequence ATGCCATTTCCATTCATTCTCATCATCCCGGTCGGAGTCCTGGTCATCTTCTGGATGGCCGTGCAGATACTCAAGGAGTACGAGCGCGGCGTAGTATTTCGCCTGGGCCGCTTCAGCGGCGTAAAGGAGGCCGGTCTTCGCCTGATCATTCCGGGCGTCGACCAGATGTTTCGCGTGAGTCTGCGAGAAGTCGTGATGGACGTACCCTCACAGGACGTCATCACGCTCGACAACGTCTCCGTCAAGGTGAACGCGGTTCTCTACTTTCGCGTGGTTCATCCCGAGCACGCGATCATCAAAGTAGAGAACTACCTATACGGAACTTCGCAGCTGGCGCAGACCACCTTGCGCAGCATCTGCGGTCAGGCGGAACTCGATACGCTGCTGGCGGATCGGGATCGCATCAACCGCGAATTGCAGCAGGAACTCGATCGCGGCACCGACCCCTGGGGCGTAAAGGTTCGGGCGGTCGAGATCAAGCACATCGATCTGCCTGCGGAGATGCAACGCGCCATGGCCAAACAGGCCGAGGCCGAACGCGAGCGGCGCGCCAAGATCATTCACGCAGAAGGAGAGTTCCAGGCGTCGGAACGCCTGCGCGAAGCCTCGGACATCATGACCCAATCGCCTTACACCCTGCAGTTGCGCTACATGCAGACCCTGTCGGAGATCGCTACGGAACAGAACTCGACGATTTTGTTTCCGCTACCCATCGACCTGGTGAAGCCGATCCTCGACGTTGCTGAGAATCACCGGAAAAAATCGGATAGCTGA
- a CDS encoding GAF domain-containing protein: MEIQSAFMGTAAAAVLLIAILVQRRETATLSFAALTLAYGLWCFGRGMAGLGLEWGHEASQTGLLALGPTALTSALYLTERNRYLSALRPLLLLPPVVMFAGVVLEARPRELSAAIHVWAFAGVLAGAWVLARFSPLPAIDASPEHVRLRYLSIAHAIVILGVAGDLILWQFELPRVGTLLPPLLYLYAGYLHLARVRVADLRQLMGNAIALTLMAVCLAGFFAGIRIWVGERIDLFVFNAFIASFALLFAFEPMRERIQAAMDRRFVAERLELERSLEPLRERLGQILSLDELLLELFGCLEKTHQLRASSLFLRDDANVGFQQAGSIGLSPRTRVSLMRDPTFVSALEESPILLASELEVSQLGERDTREHERLETLLRILRGFDAQLVLPLCAEDQVVGFWTLSDARSEESFSTDEIRLLRQIADLVAVSIQNSKTFERIRARDRLASLGEMATGLAHEIRNPLAAIRGAIAVLDSDDDQNAEFHELIVEEVLRLNRVVESFLDYARPSTHNSVIKGVGQFVEECARSVIRAQAESNIQITIEAEDDLPTIRGDATQLERVLINIVQNAFEALEDSGRIQIHTRSNIGLEGEAAGVEIVIEDDGPGMDEATHERAFVPFFTTKERGTGMGLALCERLIRSQNGSIELHSRPGEGTLVRILLSPSGPEGPEEEQAA; encoded by the coding sequence ATGGAGATCCAGAGCGCATTCATGGGTACGGCGGCTGCGGCCGTCCTGCTGATCGCGATTCTCGTTCAGAGACGCGAGACGGCGACCTTGAGCTTCGCCGCGCTGACGCTCGCCTACGGATTGTGGTGTTTCGGTCGCGGAATGGCCGGCCTGGGCCTCGAATGGGGCCACGAAGCCTCACAGACTGGCCTCCTGGCTCTCGGCCCGACCGCCCTGACTTCGGCCCTCTACCTGACGGAGCGAAACCGATACCTGTCCGCACTCAGACCGCTGCTCCTGCTGCCCCCCGTCGTGATGTTCGCCGGAGTCGTGCTCGAAGCGCGACCTCGGGAACTCTCCGCGGCAATCCACGTGTGGGCCTTCGCCGGGGTTCTGGCCGGAGCCTGGGTCCTGGCGCGCTTTTCACCCCTTCCGGCGATCGATGCCTCACCGGAACACGTCCGACTGCGTTACCTGTCGATCGCGCATGCGATCGTGATCCTGGGCGTGGCCGGTGATCTGATCCTGTGGCAATTCGAACTTCCTCGAGTCGGCACCTTGCTCCCGCCCCTGCTCTATCTGTACGCCGGGTATCTGCACCTGGCGAGGGTGCGCGTCGCCGATCTCCGCCAGCTCATGGGCAATGCGATCGCCTTGACGCTCATGGCTGTCTGCCTCGCGGGGTTCTTTGCCGGGATTCGCATCTGGGTCGGCGAGCGAATCGACCTTTTCGTATTCAACGCATTCATCGCGTCGTTTGCACTTCTGTTCGCATTCGAACCCATGCGCGAGCGCATCCAGGCCGCAATGGATCGCCGCTTCGTCGCCGAGCGCCTCGAACTCGAGCGCAGCCTCGAGCCCTTGCGCGAGCGGCTGGGACAGATCCTTTCGCTCGACGAACTCCTTCTGGAGCTATTCGGCTGTCTCGAGAAGACTCATCAGTTGCGTGCCTCTTCACTCTTCCTGCGCGACGATGCGAACGTCGGTTTCCAACAGGCCGGGAGCATCGGCCTGTCCCCGCGCACACGGGTAAGCCTGATGCGAGATCCGACCTTCGTATCTGCATTGGAGGAAAGCCCGATCCTGCTGGCTTCCGAACTCGAAGTCTCGCAACTGGGCGAGCGCGACACTCGGGAACACGAGAGGTTGGAAACCCTGCTGCGGATTCTGCGCGGATTCGATGCGCAACTGGTCCTGCCGCTGTGCGCCGAAGATCAAGTCGTCGGCTTCTGGACCCTGAGCGACGCGCGCTCCGAAGAGAGCTTTTCGACCGATGAAATCAGGCTACTGCGGCAGATCGCGGACCTCGTGGCCGTGAGCATCCAGAACTCAAAGACCTTTGAGCGCATCCGCGCACGCGATCGACTCGCGAGCCTGGGCGAGATGGCCACCGGACTCGCGCACGAGATTCGCAATCCGCTCGCGGCGATTCGCGGAGCGATTGCCGTACTCGATTCGGATGACGACCAGAATGCCGAATTCCACGAGTTGATCGTCGAGGAGGTCCTGCGCTTGAACCGGGTCGTCGAGTCGTTTCTCGACTACGCGCGCCCCTCGACACATAACTCGGTCATCAAGGGAGTCGGGCAGTTCGTGGAGGAATGCGCGAGATCGGTCATACGCGCACAAGCCGAATCGAACATCCAGATTACGATCGAAGCAGAAGACGATCTGCCTACGATTCGCGGCGATGCAACTCAACTCGAACGCGTTCTGATCAATATCGTACAAAACGCTTTCGAGGCGCTCGAAGACTCCGGCCGTATTCAGATTCACACGCGCAGCAACATCGGTTTGGAAGGCGAAGCCGCTGGCGTCGAGATCGTGATCGAAGATGACGGACCGGGAATGGACGAAGCCACCCACGAACGCGCCTTCGTACCGTTTTTCACGACCAAGGAACGCGGCACGGGCATGGGCCTCGCGCTGTGCGAACGCTTGATCCGCTCCCAGAACGGAAGCATCGAATTGCACTCCCGACCGGGAGAAGGCACGTTGGTTCGCATCCTCCTCAGCCCCAGCGGTCCCGAAGGCCCGGAAGAGGAACAGGCAGCGTGA
- the rsmD gene encoding 16S rRNA (guanine(966)-N(2))-methyltransferase RsmD, with the protein MRVVAGRLRSRRLQTVSGSETRPTTDRARAGLFDWLGNAVTGSVLDLYAGSGSLGIEALSRNCHEAVFVERNRRSVAVLRENLRALDLQSESQIMAQDVKRAVPLLIESSRAFDLVLSDPPYTDPAAAALQKNPENARLLAPGGAWIIQRDARSPRSQPPGLLYRASRAYGETTFDWFEPELNEEGARA; encoded by the coding sequence ATGCGGGTTGTTGCCGGTCGACTGCGCAGTCGGCGACTCCAGACAGTTTCGGGCAGCGAGACTCGCCCGACGACGGATCGGGCCCGGGCCGGGTTGTTCGACTGGCTGGGAAATGCAGTGACCGGCTCGGTGTTGGACTTGTACGCGGGCTCGGGTTCGCTCGGGATCGAAGCGCTGTCCAGGAACTGCCACGAGGCGGTGTTCGTCGAGCGCAATCGGCGCAGCGTCGCGGTCTTGCGCGAGAACCTGCGCGCGCTCGATCTGCAATCGGAATCGCAGATCATGGCTCAGGACGTGAAGCGCGCCGTCCCGTTGTTGATCGAGTCCTCCAGGGCGTTTGATCTAGTCCTGTCAGATCCTCCTTACACCGATCCAGCTGCTGCCGCGTTGCAGAAGAATCCCGAAAACGCGCGACTCCTGGCGCCAGGAGGAGCCTGGATCATCCAGAGAGACGCACGCTCGCCCCGCAGCCAGCCTCCCGGTTTGCTATACCGGGCCTCCAGAGCCTACGGCGAGACGACTTTCGACTGGTTCGAGCCAGAACTGAATGAGGAGGGTGCTAGAGCATGA
- a CDS encoding nodulation protein NfeD codes for MTYRHGLWAIALTLFFVRPALASTVYVATVSDAIGPAISDYLDKAIKAADEAGADLLVLELDTPGGLLTTTKDIVSSILNAPLPVAVFVSPRGAWAASAGTFITMAGHIAAMAPGTSIGAAHPVSSFGSNPKPPTVPKEDGEEGEEPAQGGATDFAAEKAENFTVAFIESIAEERERNVEWAVDAVRNSVAIKQSEALEKNVIDLVAEDLDHLLEQLHGRVVKVGRGEVVLDTENAQVHYFEMDLINRIFAVIGNPSVAFLLFLAGAAGLYIEVQNPGLIVPGSIGVVCLILAGLALQIIPFNWIGLILILAGLGLLVAEIFITSFGVLFALGISCFAAGAYLVFRVPELSDLAVPVVSVILPTVLVLAGFMGIVIYGVSKSFQRPQFAGVESLIGQQAVADSDSDAAGRGRVLVRGELWTAESDSQIREGDRVEIVEVQDLVVRVRPVAATSSDSA; via the coding sequence ATGACGTACCGCCATGGACTCTGGGCCATCGCGCTCACCCTGTTCTTCGTCCGACCGGCGCTCGCGTCGACCGTCTACGTAGCCACGGTGTCCGACGCGATCGGTCCGGCGATTTCCGATTATCTGGACAAGGCGATCAAAGCGGCCGACGAGGCGGGTGCAGATCTGCTGGTCTTGGAACTCGACACGCCAGGCGGGTTGCTCACGACTACGAAGGATATCGTCTCGTCGATCTTGAATGCGCCGTTGCCCGTCGCGGTGTTTGTTTCGCCGCGCGGCGCCTGGGCGGCTTCGGCCGGCACGTTCATAACGATGGCCGGTCACATCGCTGCGATGGCACCGGGGACGAGTATCGGTGCGGCTCACCCGGTCAGCAGTTTCGGTTCCAATCCCAAGCCACCGACTGTGCCGAAAGAGGACGGCGAGGAAGGCGAAGAACCCGCCCAAGGGGGCGCTACGGACTTTGCAGCCGAGAAGGCCGAGAATTTTACCGTGGCGTTCATCGAGTCGATCGCGGAAGAACGCGAACGCAACGTCGAGTGGGCAGTCGACGCCGTACGCAATTCAGTGGCCATCAAGCAGTCCGAAGCACTCGAGAAGAACGTGATCGACCTGGTTGCCGAGGATCTCGACCATCTGCTCGAGCAGCTTCACGGTCGCGTGGTGAAAGTCGGTCGCGGCGAAGTGGTGCTCGACACCGAGAACGCCCAGGTGCACTACTTCGAAATGGATCTGATCAATCGGATCTTCGCGGTGATCGGAAATCCATCGGTTGCCTTCCTGTTATTCCTGGCCGGAGCCGCAGGCCTGTACATCGAAGTGCAGAATCCCGGATTGATCGTGCCCGGCTCCATCGGAGTCGTATGTCTGATCCTGGCGGGTCTCGCCCTGCAGATCATTCCCTTCAACTGGATCGGGCTCATCCTGATCCTCGCCGGGCTGGGCCTGCTGGTCGCCGAGATCTTCATCACCAGCTTCGGCGTGCTCTTCGCTCTGGGCATCTCCTGCTTTGCCGCCGGAGCGTATCTGGTGTTTCGGGTGCCCGAACTCTCCGACCTCGCGGTTCCGGTGGTCTCCGTCATCCTGCCCACCGTTCTGGTGCTGGCCGGATTCATGGGCATCGTGATCTACGGCGTTTCGAAGAGCTTTCAGCGACCGCAGTTCGCGGGGGTCGAGAGCCTGATCGGGCAACAGGCGGTCGCCGACAGCGATAGCGATGCTGCCGGTCGGGGCCGGGTGCTCGTGCGCGGTGAACTCTGGACCGCCGAATCCGATAGCCAGATTCGGGAGGGCGACCGGGTCGAGATCGTGGAGGTGCAGGATCTGGTGGTCCGAGTGCGCCCAGTAGCGGCAACATCTTCCGACTCGGCCTAG